In a genomic window of Chrysemys picta bellii isolate R12L10 chromosome 1, ASM1138683v2, whole genome shotgun sequence:
- the TENT5C gene encoding terminal nucleotidyltransferase 5C, with the protein MAGKGSNTDCMSCSVLSWEQVSRLHEVLTEVVPIHGRGNFPTLKITLKDIVQTVRNRLDEAGIQVHDVRLNGSAAGHVLVKDNGLGCKDLDLIFQVSLPTEAEFQLVRDVVLRSLLNFLPEGVSKLKISAMTLKEAYIQKLVKVCTETDRWSLISLSNKHGRNVELKFVDRIRRQFEFSVDSFQIIIDALLFYYDCSENPMSEHFHPTVIGESMYGDFEAAFDHLRNRLIATKNPEEIRGGGLLKYSNLLVRDFRPMDKEEIKTLERYMCSRFFIDFPDILDQQRKLETYLQNHFSKEERSKYDYLMILRRVVNESTVCLMGHERRQTLNLISLLALRVLAEQNIIPNATNVTCYYQPAPYVSDGNFSNYYIANSPIPYSQSYPTWLPCN; encoded by the coding sequence ATGGCAGGCAAAGGAAGTAATACTGATTGCATGTCATGCAGTGTACTGAGCTGGGAGCAGGTCAGCCGTCTGCATGAGGTTCTGACAGAGGTGGTTCCAATCCATGGACGGGGCAACTTCCCAACACTGAAAATAACCCTGAAGGACATTGTTCAGACCGTTCGCAACAGGCTGGATGAGGCAGGCATCCAAGTACACGATGTCCGGCTGAATGGCTCTGCAGCTGGTCATGTCTTGGTCAAGGATAATGGACTGGGTTGCAAAGATCTGGACCTAATTTTTCAAGTGTCCCTGCCAACTGAGGCTGAGTTTCAGCTCGTCCGAGATGTGGTGTTGCGGTCCCTCTTAAACTTCTTGCCAGAGGGGGTGAGCAAACTAAAAATCAGCGCAATGACTTTGAAGGAAGCCTACATCCAGAAGCTAGTGAAAGTGTGCACAGAGACGGACCGATGGAGCTTAATATCCCTCTCCAACAAACATGGCAGGAATGTAGAGCTGAAGTTTGTAGATCGCATACGACGACAGTTTGAGTTCAGTGTGGACTCTTTCCAAATCATAATAGATGCCTTGCTTTTTTACTATGACTGCTCAGAAAATCCTATGTCAGAGCACTTCCATCCAACTGTAATTGGAGAGAGTATGTATGGAGACTTTGAGGCAGCCTTTGATCACCTCCGAAACAGACTGATAGCTACCAAGAATCCTGAGGAGATCCGAGGTGGTGGGCTCCTGAAGTACAGCAACCTCTTAGTGCGGGATTTCCGGCCCATGGACAAGGAGGAGATTAAAACTCTAGAGCGCTACATGTGCTCCAGGTTCTTCATAGACTTCCCTGACATCCTGGATCAGCAGCGCAAACTAGAGACTTACCTCCAGAACCACTTCTCCAAAGAGGAGAGAAGCAAATACGATTATCTCATGATCCTGCGCAGGGTGGTAAATGAGAGCACAGTGTGCCTCATGGGACATGAGCGGAGACAGACTCTCAACCTGATCTCGCTGCTAGCACTCAGAGTGTTGGCAGAGCAAAACATCATACCTAATGCCACTAATGTTACCTGTTATTATCAGCCAGCACCCTATGTCAGTGATGGGAACTTCAGCAACTACTATATTGCAAACTCTCCCATCCCCTATAGCCAGTCTTATCCCACCTGGCTGCCTTGTAACTAA